Proteins from one Megalopta genalis isolate 19385.01 chromosome 1, iyMegGena1_principal, whole genome shotgun sequence genomic window:
- the LOC117222312 gene encoding sphingomyelin phosphodiesterase 4, whose amino-acid sequence MAASSDVATIKVQRYLNLPLVQRCKEIATLIDESSTTELQHVLPILVDSLFGIIDDIGWGLHSITFKKNPQEYKTLCDFLNPQGPVFSLCYKLLPDCYLKYNVPVLYLPVKIRSMLEEGVIPPFYLDKIRDDQGTRSVASLNMNPFEYYIFHFAYHLTNPWLQVQQQENVWVNWETVYVQLAHCYLYHFLPTDNSPVLPIIPPYIRKTPQRKLVQSPETKRLQTPRLLRTSILSPGSPNSTSTVPQQQCLPQVWRSETVVQVFLDFWLEYSEDGQLNTRFGMTYSTSVPCRHSIHSGEHIRLVRAFIKTLHEFANSATGAKSAMDELKRIILPSVQGKIYTFLRKAIHHWPLDSSFRLILETWLSFIQPWRYFPGISYTKEGKSEEEERGKIHDAYRWMPFVANNLLAYTAIFQQLVPRFMRTDLVAPKNALMLFRVTKVFSQPLLAKMICEVEGLMDDVGLSRSRVSTNQWSSVVRQQILELEGPTYQYVPMFSVATVSQVVCLLNTIKQAHLTATSLIDALEKKRKTRKLLLAIWEFFNGEDYSSDDISIDERRRVPVYLANAQQQLIEIFEINVEDIPQVAIEADQEYHESILSTSFCHQSQMDSSFDTSKPGMFVPIQYNRQTCKYIEYLGDPELQPVRSDECTILVRFLYNQCAYINMKYRHKLATMYHQRGFLGSICRQILEPPTKVIKLQKRTETGLSSGYEERIPPRLSLRSLANYKLLLALSLGMFIAWLTNYGAFTFLGFIFCLWVVYIMIRAMLEPWTAWNSSRHNASTF is encoded by the exons ATGGCTGCATCTTCAGACGTTGCTACG ATCAAAGTGCAGAGGTATTTGAACTTACCGTTGGTCCAACGGTGCAAAGAAATAGCAACATTAATAGATGAGTCCAGTACAACAGAATTACAACATGTACTCCCAATATTGGTAGACTCACTCTTTGGAATAATAGATGATATTGGTTGGGGATTACACAGTATCACTTTTAAGAAGAATCCACAAGAATATAAAACACTCTGTGACTTCCTTAATCCACAGGGACCAGTTTTCTCTTTGTGCTACAAATTATTACCAGATTGTTACTTGAAATATAATGTTCCAGTATTATATTTACCG GTAAAAATACGTTCTATGCTGGAGGAAGGTGTGATACCACCATTTTATCTAGATAAAATTAGGGATGATCAGGGTACACGTTCTGTAGCTTCCTTAAATATGA ATCCCTTTGAATATTACATCTTCCACTTTGCTTATCACTTGACAAATCCATGGttgcaagtgcaacaacaagaGAATGTTTGGGTAAATTGGGAAACTGTTTATGTCCAATTAGCTCATTgttatttatatcattttttacCTACAGACAACTCACCAGTTTTGCCAATAATTCCTCCATATATTAGAAAAACACCACAAAGAAAATTGGTGCAGTCACCAGAAACTAAGAG GCTGCAAACTCCACGACTATTGAGAACATCTATTTTATCACCTGGTTCTCCTAATTCCACTTCCACAGTTCCCCAACAACAATGTCTGCCACAAGTATGGAGAAGTGAAACTGTAGTTCAAGTTTTTCTTGATTTTTGGCTAGAGTATTCAGAAGATGGTCAGTTAAATACAAGATTTGGCATGACCTACTCCACGTCTGTCCCATGCAGA CATAGTATTCATTCTGGAGAACACATACGTTTGGTACGAGCATTTATAAAaacgttgcatgaatttgcaaatAGTGCTACAGGTGCTAAGAGTGCAATGGATGAACTTAAACG aATAATTTTACCTTCTGTCCAAGGAAAAATCTACACATTCCTCCGAAAAGCTATACATCATTGGCCTTTAGATAGTTCATTTCGATTAATTCTCGAGACATGGTTAAGCTTTATTCAACCATGGCGGTATTTCCCTGGAATATCGTATACTAAAGAAGG TAaatcagaagaagaagaaaggggAAAAATACATGATGCTTACAGGTGGATGCCTTTTGTTGCAAATAATCTATTAGCTTACACAGCAATATTTCAGCAGTTAGTTCCACGTTTTATGAGAACAGATTTAGTAGCTCCAAAAAATGCCTTAATGCTGTTCAGAGTTACTAAA GTATTTTCACAACCACTCTTAGCAAAAATGATATGTGAAGTAGAGGGTCTAATGGATGATGTTGGACTCAGTAGAAGTCGAGTATCTACAAATCAGTGGTCCTCTGTAGTAAGACAACAGATATTAGAATTGGAGGGACCAACATACCAGTATGTACCAATGTTTTCAGTGGCTACTGTCTCACAG GTGGTCTGTTTATTAAATACTATTAAGCAAGCACATCTAACAGCAACAAGTTTAATCGACGCATtagaaaagaaaaggaaaaccaGGAAGCTTTTGTTAGCAATATGGGAATTCTTCAACGGTGAAGATTATTCTTCAGATGACATTAGTATAGATGAACGTCGGCGAGTTCCTGTGTACCTGGCGAATGCACAGCAACAATTAATCGAAATTTTTGAG ATCAATGTGGAGGATATTCCTCAAGTAGCTATTGAAGCTGATCAAGAATATCATGAGAGTATTCTATCTACGTCCTTTTGTCATCAATCGCAG ATGGATTCAAGTTTCGATACTAGTAAGCCAGGCATGTTTGTACCAATACAGTACAACAGACAAACGTGTAAATACATTGAATATTTGGGAGATCCCGAGTTACAGCCAGTGAGATCCGACGAGTGTACTATATTAGTTAGATTTTTGTACAATCAATGCGCCTATATAAATATGAAG TACCGACACAAGTTAGCTACTATGTATCACCAGCGAGGCTTCTTGGGTAGTATTTGTCGACAAATCTTGGAACCACCCACCAAAGTTATTAAATTACAAAAACGGACGGAAACCGGACTTTCTAGTGGTTACGAAGAACGTATACCACCTCGATTGAGTCTGCGATCACTTGCTAATTATAAACTCCTCCTGGCACTTAGTTTAGGAATGTTCATCGCATGGCTTACAAA TTACGGTGCCTTTACCTTTCTTGGATTTATTTTTTGTTTATGGGTTGTATATATAATGATACGCGCAATGCTGGAGCCTTGGACCGCGTGGAATTCATCCAGGCACAACGCATCAACATTCTAA
- the LOC117222313 gene encoding uncharacterized protein LOC117222313 isoform X1: protein MLLYNRLLIQIFQADSAEMVNEIKNKVILHWNCRGLEEIPEAIRFYGSHIQEIYLKWNKLSTLPPWIIELFNVTNLYIYGNLLKELPSQLCDMSQLLVLDVSANKLEQIPSCIKNLINLKSLTLNQNFIDELPSEMNQMHNLEVLSICGNKFIALPEWIGSLPKLKELNADNNCLKELPNRLTLSPQISLISVCSNRLRYLPLNGFVSSPCIKFDANGSLNYLSYPLLYQLTSRNQDFHTHGRRNILSYGCFKSHCENTVLRTNIKLNIKINALHGEDTDFAIELPRQLLKVHNIHENTVVSLWELALKKAYTERYKHTLNISTSPININVQYESITTNDHETSGFKLYPINYGSCNLLMNGPVSICVHSQCQQPIFTEAWVIIGISHHVESITTVALCCCKRCASEFIKYSNMIVSHDWYHVN, encoded by the exons ATGTTGCTGTATAATAGGTTATTAATACAAATCTTTCAAGCAG attctgcagaaatgGTGAATGAAATCAAAAACAAGGTAATATTGCATTGGAATTGTCGAGGTCTTGAGGAAATTCCTGAAGCAATAAGGTTTTATGGCAGTCATATTCaagaaatatatttgaaatggaATAAACTTTCGACATTACCACCATGGATCATAGAACTGTTCAATGTTACAAATTTGTACATATATGGAAACTTACTCAAAGAACTACCTTCACAACTCTGTGACATGAGTCAACTGTTGGTTCTTGATGTAAGCGCTAACAAGCTAGAACAAATACCATCATgcataaaaaatttaattaacttgAAAAGTTTGACACTAAATCAAAATTTTATAGATGAATTACCAAGTG AAATGAATCAAATGCATAACTTGGAAGTTCTATCTATTTGTGGGAATAAATTCATTGCATTACCAGAATGGATTGGTTCTTTGCCTAAACTAAAGGAATTAAATGCagataataattgtttaaagGAATTACCCAATAGACTTACTTTATCACCACAGATATCACTAATTTCTGTGTGTTCCAACAG GCTAAGGTATTTACCACTAAATGGATTTGTATCATCTCCttgcattaaatttgatgcaaaTGGGTctttaaattatttatcttaTCCACTTCTTTATCAATTAACTTCTCGAAACCAAGACTTTCATACACATGgtcgaagaaatattttaagTTATGG ATGTTTCAAATCGCATTGTGAGAACACAGTATTACGTACAAATATAAAACTGAACATAAAAATAAATGCATTGCATGGAGAGGATACTGATTTTGCGATTGAATTACCGCGCCAACTTTTAAAAGTTCATAATATCCATGAAAATACAGTTGTTTCATTAtgggaattagctttaaaaaaAGCTTATACTGAAAG GTATAAGCACACACTTAACATTTCAACATCgcctataaatataaatgttcaGTACGAATCAATTACAACAAATGATCATGAAACTTCTGGCTTTAAATTGTATCCTATCAACTATGGTTCATGTAACTTGTTGATGAATGGACCTGTTAGTATCTGTGTACACTCTCAATGTCAACAGCCAATCTTCACAGAAGCTTGGGTTATTATTGGTATCAGCCACCATGTAGAATCTATAACAACAGTTGCACTATGTTGCTGCAAAAG ATGCGCTTctgaatttattaaatattccaATATGATAGTCAGCCATGACTGGTATCATGTCAATTAA
- the LOC117222313 gene encoding uncharacterized protein LOC117222313 isoform X2 — protein sequence MDSDSAEMVNEIKNKVILHWNCRGLEEIPEAIRFYGSHIQEIYLKWNKLSTLPPWIIELFNVTNLYIYGNLLKELPSQLCDMSQLLVLDVSANKLEQIPSCIKNLINLKSLTLNQNFIDELPSEMNQMHNLEVLSICGNKFIALPEWIGSLPKLKELNADNNCLKELPNRLTLSPQISLISVCSNRLRYLPLNGFVSSPCIKFDANGSLNYLSYPLLYQLTSRNQDFHTHGRRNILSYGCFKSHCENTVLRTNIKLNIKINALHGEDTDFAIELPRQLLKVHNIHENTVVSLWELALKKAYTERYKHTLNISTSPININVQYESITTNDHETSGFKLYPINYGSCNLLMNGPVSICVHSQCQQPIFTEAWVIIGISHHVESITTVALCCCKRCASEFIKYSNMIVSHDWYHVN from the exons ATGGactcagattctgcagaaatgGTGAATGAAATCAAAAACAAGGTAATATTGCATTGGAATTGTCGAGGTCTTGAGGAAATTCCTGAAGCAATAAGGTTTTATGGCAGTCATATTCaagaaatatatttgaaatggaATAAACTTTCGACATTACCACCATGGATCATAGAACTGTTCAATGTTACAAATTTGTACATATATGGAAACTTACTCAAAGAACTACCTTCACAACTCTGTGACATGAGTCAACTGTTGGTTCTTGATGTAAGCGCTAACAAGCTAGAACAAATACCATCATgcataaaaaatttaattaacttgAAAAGTTTGACACTAAATCAAAATTTTATAGATGAATTACCAAGTG AAATGAATCAAATGCATAACTTGGAAGTTCTATCTATTTGTGGGAATAAATTCATTGCATTACCAGAATGGATTGGTTCTTTGCCTAAACTAAAGGAATTAAATGCagataataattgtttaaagGAATTACCCAATAGACTTACTTTATCACCACAGATATCACTAATTTCTGTGTGTTCCAACAG GCTAAGGTATTTACCACTAAATGGATTTGTATCATCTCCttgcattaaatttgatgcaaaTGGGTctttaaattatttatcttaTCCACTTCTTTATCAATTAACTTCTCGAAACCAAGACTTTCATACACATGgtcgaagaaatattttaagTTATGG ATGTTTCAAATCGCATTGTGAGAACACAGTATTACGTACAAATATAAAACTGAACATAAAAATAAATGCATTGCATGGAGAGGATACTGATTTTGCGATTGAATTACCGCGCCAACTTTTAAAAGTTCATAATATCCATGAAAATACAGTTGTTTCATTAtgggaattagctttaaaaaaAGCTTATACTGAAAG GTATAAGCACACACTTAACATTTCAACATCgcctataaatataaatgttcaGTACGAATCAATTACAACAAATGATCATGAAACTTCTGGCTTTAAATTGTATCCTATCAACTATGGTTCATGTAACTTGTTGATGAATGGACCTGTTAGTATCTGTGTACACTCTCAATGTCAACAGCCAATCTTCACAGAAGCTTGGGTTATTATTGGTATCAGCCACCATGTAGAATCTATAACAACAGTTGCACTATGTTGCTGCAAAAG ATGCGCTTctgaatttattaaatattccaATATGATAGTCAGCCATGACTGGTATCATGTCAATTAA
- the LOC117222313 gene encoding uncharacterized protein LOC117222313 isoform X3 — MVNEIKNKVILHWNCRGLEEIPEAIRFYGSHIQEIYLKWNKLSTLPPWIIELFNVTNLYIYGNLLKELPSQLCDMSQLLVLDVSANKLEQIPSCIKNLINLKSLTLNQNFIDELPSEMNQMHNLEVLSICGNKFIALPEWIGSLPKLKELNADNNCLKELPNRLTLSPQISLISVCSNRLRYLPLNGFVSSPCIKFDANGSLNYLSYPLLYQLTSRNQDFHTHGRRNILSYGCFKSHCENTVLRTNIKLNIKINALHGEDTDFAIELPRQLLKVHNIHENTVVSLWELALKKAYTERYKHTLNISTSPININVQYESITTNDHETSGFKLYPINYGSCNLLMNGPVSICVHSQCQQPIFTEAWVIIGISHHVESITTVALCCCKRCASEFIKYSNMIVSHDWYHVN, encoded by the exons atgGTGAATGAAATCAAAAACAAGGTAATATTGCATTGGAATTGTCGAGGTCTTGAGGAAATTCCTGAAGCAATAAGGTTTTATGGCAGTCATATTCaagaaatatatttgaaatggaATAAACTTTCGACATTACCACCATGGATCATAGAACTGTTCAATGTTACAAATTTGTACATATATGGAAACTTACTCAAAGAACTACCTTCACAACTCTGTGACATGAGTCAACTGTTGGTTCTTGATGTAAGCGCTAACAAGCTAGAACAAATACCATCATgcataaaaaatttaattaacttgAAAAGTTTGACACTAAATCAAAATTTTATAGATGAATTACCAAGTG AAATGAATCAAATGCATAACTTGGAAGTTCTATCTATTTGTGGGAATAAATTCATTGCATTACCAGAATGGATTGGTTCTTTGCCTAAACTAAAGGAATTAAATGCagataataattgtttaaagGAATTACCCAATAGACTTACTTTATCACCACAGATATCACTAATTTCTGTGTGTTCCAACAG GCTAAGGTATTTACCACTAAATGGATTTGTATCATCTCCttgcattaaatttgatgcaaaTGGGTctttaaattatttatcttaTCCACTTCTTTATCAATTAACTTCTCGAAACCAAGACTTTCATACACATGgtcgaagaaatattttaagTTATGG ATGTTTCAAATCGCATTGTGAGAACACAGTATTACGTACAAATATAAAACTGAACATAAAAATAAATGCATTGCATGGAGAGGATACTGATTTTGCGATTGAATTACCGCGCCAACTTTTAAAAGTTCATAATATCCATGAAAATACAGTTGTTTCATTAtgggaattagctttaaaaaaAGCTTATACTGAAAG GTATAAGCACACACTTAACATTTCAACATCgcctataaatataaatgttcaGTACGAATCAATTACAACAAATGATCATGAAACTTCTGGCTTTAAATTGTATCCTATCAACTATGGTTCATGTAACTTGTTGATGAATGGACCTGTTAGTATCTGTGTACACTCTCAATGTCAACAGCCAATCTTCACAGAAGCTTGGGTTATTATTGGTATCAGCCACCATGTAGAATCTATAACAACAGTTGCACTATGTTGCTGCAAAAG ATGCGCTTctgaatttattaaatattccaATATGATAGTCAGCCATGACTGGTATCATGTCAATTAA
- the LOC117222314 gene encoding uncharacterized protein LOC117222314 isoform X2 translates to MTEWRKVRQANNKARHTRLDEKRKKEKKECPPPSPPPLPDNTKQLPVNAPVPETTILTPQPLSPPANDLQDHVKTNGLDYADFDNDTSSPFDNMELKTINDMEELAQVLQPSFQWAPPAKLESILKDLTVNDRPDTHSEEKNDNIKNETSDQEEDSVTETVKHRSVSAIVQELQRDLERPLMEDWKPWPNLESPNASSHELKQNEPVVTNEETVVNLLLDLTEEDKKLARHLSDMGFPLPRAARAIRKLGGQDNKKIVEYLLAVQSLEEVGMSGEDAEKALALTEYNQDKAKAYYENLCTLRDLGFPEEEASAALLKYNIDRDRALDFLIA, encoded by the exons ATGACAGAATGGCGCAAAGTTAGGCAAGCAAATAACAAAGCACGCCATACACGCTTAGATGagaaaaggaagaaagaaaaaaaagaatgtCCTCCTCCTTCACCACCACCACTTCCTGATAACACGAAACAGCTACCTGTAAATGCACCTGTGCCTGAAACAACCATTCTTACTCCGCAGCCTTTGTCGCCACCAGCAAATGATCTTCAAGATCATGtaaaaacaaatggattggatTATGCTGACTTTGATAATGATACGAGTAGCCCATTTGACAATATGGAATTAAAAACAATAAATGATATGGAGGAACTTGCTCAG gtATTACAACCCTCATTTCAATGGGCACCACCAGCAAAATTAGAAAGTATATTAAAAGATTTAACAGTTAATGATCGTCCTGATACTCATTCAGAAGAGaaaaatgataatattaaaaatgaaaCAAGTGATCAGGAAGAAGACAGTGTAACAGAAACAGTTAAACACCGTAGTGTATCTGCAATTGTTCAAGAATTACAAAGAGACTTAGAAAGACCTTTGATGGag GATTGGAAACCTTGGCCAAACTTAGAAAGTCCTAATGCTAGTTCTCACGAATTAAAACAAAACGAGCCAGTGGTAACAAATGAAGAGACTGTTGTAAATTTATTACTGGACTTAACAGAGGAAGACAAAAAGTTAGCACGTCATTTAAGTGATATGGGATTTCCTTTACCAAGAGCTGCTCGCGCTATACGCAAATTAGGTGGTCAAGATAATAAGAAGATTGTGGAATACTTGTTGGCTGTGCAATCTTTAGAGGAGGTAGGAATGTCTGGAGAGGATGCAGAAAAGGCCCTTGCCCTCACAGAATACAATCAAGACAAAGCCAAAGCTTACTATGAGAATCTATGTACTTTACGAGATTTAGGCTTTCCCGAAGAAGAAGCGTCCGCTGCACTTTTAAAATATAACATCGACCGTGATAGAGCTTTAGATTTTCTTATCGCTTGA
- the LOC117222314 gene encoding uncharacterized protein LOC117222314 isoform X1 — MARSSVSAQCDLVASYMDGVHVKIAEAYKPPRKVCLPAVYNNKLPDVSKLTYNFTLERSVLEKMTEWRKVRQANNKARHTRLDEKRKKEKKECPPPSPPPLPDNTKQLPVNAPVPETTILTPQPLSPPANDLQDHVKTNGLDYADFDNDTSSPFDNMELKTINDMEELAQVLQPSFQWAPPAKLESILKDLTVNDRPDTHSEEKNDNIKNETSDQEEDSVTETVKHRSVSAIVQELQRDLERPLMEDWKPWPNLESPNASSHELKQNEPVVTNEETVVNLLLDLTEEDKKLARHLSDMGFPLPRAARAIRKLGGQDNKKIVEYLLAVQSLEEVGMSGEDAEKALALTEYNQDKAKAYYENLCTLRDLGFPEEEASAALLKYNIDRDRALDFLIA, encoded by the exons ATGGCACGTTCCTCAGTATCAGCGCAATGTGATTTAGTTGCATCTTACATGGATGGAGTTCATGTTAAAATTGCAGAAGCATATAAACCTCCTCGAAAAGTGTGTTTACCAGCAGTATATAACAATAAGCTGCCTGATGTGTCAAAATTAACTTATAATTTTACTTTGGAACGATCAGTTCTTGAAAAG ATGACAGAATGGCGCAAAGTTAGGCAAGCAAATAACAAAGCACGCCATACACGCTTAGATGagaaaaggaagaaagaaaaaaaagaatgtCCTCCTCCTTCACCACCACCACTTCCTGATAACACGAAACAGCTACCTGTAAATGCACCTGTGCCTGAAACAACCATTCTTACTCCGCAGCCTTTGTCGCCACCAGCAAATGATCTTCAAGATCATGtaaaaacaaatggattggatTATGCTGACTTTGATAATGATACGAGTAGCCCATTTGACAATATGGAATTAAAAACAATAAATGATATGGAGGAACTTGCTCAG gtATTACAACCCTCATTTCAATGGGCACCACCAGCAAAATTAGAAAGTATATTAAAAGATTTAACAGTTAATGATCGTCCTGATACTCATTCAGAAGAGaaaaatgataatattaaaaatgaaaCAAGTGATCAGGAAGAAGACAGTGTAACAGAAACAGTTAAACACCGTAGTGTATCTGCAATTGTTCAAGAATTACAAAGAGACTTAGAAAGACCTTTGATGGag GATTGGAAACCTTGGCCAAACTTAGAAAGTCCTAATGCTAGTTCTCACGAATTAAAACAAAACGAGCCAGTGGTAACAAATGAAGAGACTGTTGTAAATTTATTACTGGACTTAACAGAGGAAGACAAAAAGTTAGCACGTCATTTAAGTGATATGGGATTTCCTTTACCAAGAGCTGCTCGCGCTATACGCAAATTAGGTGGTCAAGATAATAAGAAGATTGTGGAATACTTGTTGGCTGTGCAATCTTTAGAGGAGGTAGGAATGTCTGGAGAGGATGCAGAAAAGGCCCTTGCCCTCACAGAATACAATCAAGACAAAGCCAAAGCTTACTATGAGAATCTATGTACTTTACGAGATTTAGGCTTTCCCGAAGAAGAAGCGTCCGCTGCACTTTTAAAATATAACATCGACCGTGATAGAGCTTTAGATTTTCTTATCGCTTGA
- the LOC117222328 gene encoding mpv17-like protein encodes MRVFYGKLREVSQKYPIVRGMASYTVIWPTGSLLQQKIAGNEELNYIQALRFSLYGGFFVAPTLYCWIRCSSYFWPKSDIKSAITKALVEQVTYSPAAMCCFFFGINLLELKPVSECIQEVKQRFLPTYKVGVCVWPILQTINFFLVPEHNRVIYVSLCSLVWTSFLAYMKAIEGQKLQKGIVSSHINNIKNTSRIPENKNTESVVQKEDKSKKESAIR; translated from the exons ATGCGTGTTTTTTATGGAAAACTCCGCGAAGTATCGCAAAAATATCCGATCGTACGGGGAATGGCATCTTATACCGTCATATGGCCTACTGGAAGCTTGCTGCAACAAAAAATCGCAGGAAACGAGGAATTAAATTATATTCAAGCTTTGAGGTTCAGCTTGTATGGTGGTTTTTTTGTAGCTCCAACCCTCTACTGTTGGATAAGATGTTCCTCATATTTTTGGCCAAAATCAGATATTAAATCTGCTATTACTAAA gctTTAGTAGAACAAGTTACCTATAGTCCTGCTGCAATGTGTTGTTTCTTCTTTGGTATAAACCTTTTAGAACTAAAACCTGTATCAGAGTGTATTCAAGAAGTTAAACAGAGGTTTTTGCCTACATATAAA GTTGGTGTTTGTGTATGGCCCATTTTACAAACTATCAATTTCTTCTTGGTACCAGAACACAACCGGGTAATTTATGTAAGTCTTTGTAGTTTAGTTTGGACATCTTTCCTTGCATATATGAAAGCAATAGAGGGCCAGAAATTACAGAAAGGTATAGTAAGTAGTCACattaacaatataaaaaatacaagTCGTATTCCTGAAAATAAGAATACAGAATCTGTTGTACAAAAAGAAGATAAAAGTAAGAAGGAATCTGCTATACGATAA
- the LOC117222327 gene encoding transcription factor E2F5: MADNQQSRFEKSLGLLTTRFVTLLQKAKDGVLDLKVAADILEVRQKRRIYDITNVLEGIGLIEKKSKNSIQWKGAGPGCNTQEVGEKLTDLKDEIRKLEDHEQLLDMHTQWIQQSIKNIQNDLINRKYAYISYEDVKENFPDDFVLGIQAPDDTELTVPNISQISEEEEKEVNYEMFLKSNTEEIKVYMIQPELAKSYDSKILEMRLQEEAKGTKRVKEEEEKKEETNVKPKRRVGRPPKGASKPDPVISDEDEEEDAELIEAKIVLRDVSTSDIAHKDLELFDQFYSDIYGPLVRLSPPPNEKDYHFNLSENEGICDLFDIAAK, translated from the exons ATGGCAGATAATCAACAAAGTCGATTTGAAAAGTCCCTCGGCCTATTAACAACTCGTTTTGTTACTTTATTGCAGAAAGCAAAGGATGGTGTCCTCGACTTAAAAGTA GCTGCTGATATTTTAGAAGTACGGCAAAAAAGACGTATTTATGACATTACAAACGTGCTGGAAGGCATTGGACTCATAGAAAAGAAAAGTAAAAATAGTATCCAATGGAA agGTGCAGGTCCAGGTTGCAATACACAAGAAGTAGGTGAAAAATTGACAGATTTAAAAGATGAAATTAGAAAACTAGAAGATCATGAACAGTTGCTAGATATGCACACTCAATGGATTCAACAaagtataaaaaatatacaaaatgatttaattaatagaaaatatgcaTACATCAGTTATGAAGATGTGAAGGAAAATTTTCCTGATGATTTTGTATTAGGAATCCAAGCACCTGATGATACAGAATTAACTGTACCaaatatatcgcag atatCTGAGGAAGAGGAAAAAGAAGTAAATTATGAAATGTTTCTAAAAAGCAATACAGAAGAAATTAAAGTGTATATGATTCAACCAGAATTAGCTAAGTCCTATGATAGCAAAATATTAGAAATGAGATTACAAGAAGAAGCAAAAGGTACTAAAAGggtgaaagaagaagaagaaaagaaagaagagaCTAATGTTAAACCAAAGAGAAGAGTAGGAag ACCACCAAAAGGAGCTAGTAAACCAGATCCTGTTATATcagatgaagatgaagaagaagatgcGGAATTAATAGAAGCGAAAATTGTTCTTCGCGATGTTAGTACATCGG ATATTGCTCACAAAGATTTAGAACTGTTTGATCAATTTTATTCAGACA TTTATGGACCATTAGTAAGGTTAAGTCCTCCACCTAACGAAAAGGATTATCACTTTAACCTTAGTGAAAATGAAGGAATTTGTGATTTATTTGATATTGCGGCGAAATGA